aaactgaATAAGCTTGTTAAGAAGCATGCGCCTCTGAAAAACATCTCGAGAAAGAAAGCCAAGCAACTCACAAAGCCATGGATTTCACGCAGTATTCGAAAATCAATCAAAATTAAGAATGCATTATTTATATCAGGAGAAACGGAAAAATATAAACTGTATAAAAACAAACTCCTAAGCCTGACCCGCCTAAGTAAGAAGCTCTATTATCATACCCACTTTGAGGAGAATTTAAATAATACGAAAAAGACGTGGGAAGGCATTAAGCAGTTAATTAATTGGCCCTAAGTAAAAAAGTTCCAAGCTCCTGACAGCTCTTAAGCGTCCAAACAATAAAGGCCTAACCCAAAATCCATATGAACTAACCGACATTCTTAATTGCTATTACACATCTGTTGGACAAAAACTCTTAAAAGATGTACCTTCCTCTGATCGGCACTTCAGTGAGCATCTTGGTAATGGCGCATATCCTAACTCTTTCTTTTTCGATTCTGTTACTTCTCCTGAAATTGAATCTGAAATAATGTTAACACCTCTTAACAAAGCCTATGGATTGTACTCTTGCCCAATTCGTATTTTGAAAGGAGCTAACAACATTATTTCAGCCACTTTGGTCGAAGTAATCAACATGTCGGTCCAAAGTGGTGTTTATCCTTCAAAATTGAAGCATGCCAAAGTTATCCCGGTTTATAAGACAGGTGATGAAACTGAGCCAGGCAATTATCAGCCAATTTCATTACTCTCTGTATTCAATCGACTTTTCGAAAGAATGATGAACAAACGCCTCACTTTGTTCATTGAAAAGAATCAAATCCTTTTGCAATCTCAATATGGTTTCCAACAAAATCATTCTACCCAACAGGCAATGAGATAGATTGTTAATACAATTCAAAGTAACATGGACGCAGGATTGTTTTCTTGTGGTATTtttattagggaccttacgcaacaggacggatGAAGGAGGACGGCGACTTGTGGTCGCGCGAGGACTAGGTCGAGCACGCGAGCAGTGACGTTCCCGTCCTAATTGTAAACAAACCTTACGCAATGCATGTTGCGAACATGTCGCAACAAGGCCGCTTGTAGTTGAAAAATGGCCACCTTTAGAGAGGCGAGAGAAGCGCTTTTGATCGCAAATGATCTGAATTTGATAGACGAAGAGGAAGTTCTGTTGTTGTCCGAGGCAAACACTTCGAAAAATCTTGACATCCCGTTCTGGAAATATGACAAATTGGATCTGGATTCTTTGACAGATGACGAGTGTAAAAGTGAATTTCGCTTCTTGAGACATGACATCTACGGTCTTCTTGAAGTGTTAGATCTTCCAGACAAAATTACCTGTCCAAACCGTTTTTCCGTGTACAGTGATGAAGCTCTTTGCCTTCTCTTACGACGTTTTGCGTATCCCTGTAGATACGAAGACTTAGTTTCCCGATTTGGATGACCTGTGCCTCAGTTAAGTATGGTGGTCAACGAAATGATGAATTTTCTCTACACTCGCTATGGGCATTTACTTTCGAGTTTTGATCAACCATGGCTGTCATCAGCAAATCTGACCAGTTTTTGTGACTCTGTTTATAAAAAGGGGGCTGCTCTCGACAACTGTTGGGGATTTATAGATGGTACAGTGCGACCAGTTTGTAGGCCTGGCTTAAATCAGCGAGTGTTATATAATGGGCACAAGAGAGTTCATGCCATCAAGTTTCAGAGCGTCGTTGCACCAAATGGACTCATTGCGAACCTCTTTGGCCCAGTGGAGGGTCGTAGGCATGACAGTGGAATGCTGGCAATGTCTAGCTTGTTGCCAATGTTGGAGACTTATTCTGTTTCCTCAACTGGTCAACCACTTTGTCTATATGGGGATCCTGCCTACCCTTTAATAGTTCATCTTCAAGGGCCCTTCAAAGGTGCTGCCTTAACCCCACAGCAGGAAGCTTTTAATGTATCCATGAGTAAAGTTAGGGTGTCAGTTGAGTGGGTGTTTGGAGACATCCTAGAATACTTTTCTTTTCTGGACTTCAAAAAAGACCTCAAAAGTCGGACTGAGTGCAATTGGcaaaatatatgttatttgtgCACTCTTAAGGAATGCTCACTCATGTGTTTATGGTTCAACTACTTCAACTTTTTTTGGTATTGAGCCACCTTCACTGGATAGCTACTTTGTTTAAAAACCCTGCCTATATACACCCTGTATACACTAAAAAGACACCAAACTTATGCCTTTAAAGTTGTACATTCTCTCTTATTGGGGTTTTTAGAGGCTTTGGTATTTTAAGACaaaattgctttttgttttaaaatcttacaatatttcaaaatgtttaATATATTCATGTAAAATATACTTCAAGTTAACAGCAATATTGAATTTATACATTCTTTGCCTTGTAAATCCACTCAATAAAGTTTGGatgttttcacaacaaaatgtaaatagtaaatattcaataaattttattttatcatgaATACTCTTTTTGAAAATGCATAAATAATCCTTGTAGCATTTGCAATACATGAAATTGCTGAAATTAAAAGTGTTAATTCTTGCTGAGTTTTTCAATAAGTGTCATTAgtagttgagtttgttgctgcTGTTGCAGCTGTTGCTGCATGTATTGAAACATTTGTAGCTGTTGTGCTTGGTCCCTCTTCCTTGTTTCcatctcttctttttttaagtcaaaATCTCTCGCTGCCTTTTCTCTCAGATACACAATGGTTTCTGATCCACTTGCCCTTTTTCTTGTAGTCCAGTTCTGGACCCCCTCTCCTGTCACGCAACGCCGGGGAGAGAGGGTCCAGGATCATTTGTCTGCGCATGCTCGTCGGTTAGTCAGTTTTCTAGCTAACGGCTACTGCGTGTGTGTGCACCTAGCTTGGCAATATGGCGGAAGTTTCGAAGGTATCTGGTGAAAAGTACAGGAGAATCTTTTCGGAATACGATCCTGTCTTTGTAGACGCGGTTAGTTCTGCAACTTTGTCATACAACTTGAACTTTTTCCTAAAAAAAGAGCAAATGCAAGCTCTAAGTGAATACGTAAAAGGAAAAGACGTTGTTGTAAATTTACCAACTGTCTCATCTATTCACTGTGCCCGCTAGTCTGCGATAATCTACGAAACGTTAAGTCAAAGAAAGAGCGGAGTATGGTACTTTTGATATCTCCATTAACCGCACTCATGGACGACCAAAGACTTTCTCTTGCTCAACTTGGTTTGTCAAGTTTGAAACTTACTCCAAACGTGTCCGAAGCAGATATCAGCCGAATTCAAAGTGGTGATATCCAAGTTATTATCCTTTCTCCAGAGTCGTTCGAGTGTGTTGTTGTGAAGAGAACACTGCAAAGCGCAAAGGAGCGCATTCATTGTGTTGCCATAGACGAAGCACATTGTATCGAAGAGTGGTTagtatttaaattaaattacatcATTGTGTTAAATTTTTGGACTGTGTATTTTTTTGGTTGTCCCCTTATTTAGTTTTATTAAGTTACTTTGCGTTTATTTTCATGGTTAAAAAAGCATTCTACATTTATAAAATTGTATAAAACTAAGAAGTGTCCTTTTTTCTGCTCAATTATCTGTCAGGGGCAAAGATTTCAGAAGTGCTTATGACAACTTGGGTGAAGTAAGAGCTTTGTTGTTACCAAAGTTACCTCTCATGGCACTGACAGCTACTATAACTGAAACAAGCCTGGCATATATAGTTAAAAAACTTTCAATGGATGATTTTACCCAGGTAAAAGGCTCAAACAACAGAATGAATATTTTTTATTCTGtttcaaaacttgaaaagtacCAAGACAATGACTATGAAAAGATGGAGATGGCATTCACAAATTGTTTCCAGCTCATAATTCAGGACCTGAAAGAAAATGGCATTTCTGCAGAGCGAAGTATAGTTTTCTGCTTTAGTCACCAAGATTGCTGCGAGGTGTATGAATACTTCGAAAGAGAGTTAGGTAAACAGATGTTCCATCAAGATACAAAGGAGAGACTCGTTGACATTTATGTAAAAGTAACAAGTGAGTCTTGTAAAAAGGCAATTCTCAAGTCATTCACAGACAGAGCTGGGTGTCTGCGAATAATCATAGCCTCGGTTGCTTTTGGCATGGGTGTCAATTGTCCTGATGTTCGTAAAGTGATTCATTTTCGGGCACCAGCATCCTTATCAAGTTATGTACAAGAGAGTGGTAGGGCAGGTAGAGACAATCAAGCATCTCAGGCCATTCTATTTTACTCTGCTAAAGAATTTGGTGTAAGGAAAGCAAAAATAACTAAAGCTGCCACAAATCAGAATGAATTAAAAGAACTTGAGGCAATGAAAGAATATTGCGAGAATACAGAACTTTGCAGGCGATTTTGTAttcttaaacattttgatgGCATTGCAAAAGCAAAGGATGAGTGCTCTGTTTTAACAAAACATGAATGTTGTGATATTTGCTTGCCTCTGTGCAAATGTGAAGATTGTGTTGGGAAAGTGCAAAACCTGGAAACACCTACTGGCAGTGAAACTGAAGAGGCAGAGCCAGAGTCTGCTTTTAATATTCctaattgttttatttgtaAAAAGACACTAAAAGAAAAGCTATATGATTACAAAGATTCACTGAGTCCAGATGTTCTTTTAGTTGGAAATGACCTTTCAACAGGATTTTCCGATGAGGTTATCGAACAGATTCTTAAAGTTTGTGATGTTGTTAACACAGCAAAAGATATCATGGACAAAGTAGACCTCTGGGAGGAGAAACAGGCTCTTTATGTGTTATCTTTAATCCAGCAACTGAAAAATACAAGGCTCGATTAACCTTTGCCAAACTACCATTCTACAAAGAATAGAAATTTTGTTATTAGGTTCATATTTATTTGGTACTTTATTTGAATGGCTTCAAGACACTTAAAGACCTGCCAAGACTAAAATAGTTACATGTGAGCTTGAATCTGCTAATTTGTCTACACAATAATTGATATTGATGAAACATGAAACATGATATTGGTGAAACGTAAATGACACCATGTATTATAGATTTAAGACCAGCTAGGTGTCGCAGGTGTCCTacatttcaaagagaaattactCCAACGTTGTTATTACATTTTACTTTTCAAGCATCACTTTTACATTCAGTTGTTATACTTTCAATGTTCAGTTATCAACAGTTTAAAGATTTCAGTCTTCATTAGCAAGAAATGCCAGGTTGCCACGTGCAAACTTTCTTACTAGTGTTTTCATCCAGTTGAGCAGAGCACTAGCAGAGAGGTCTTGCACTGGTGATCTGTTATGGGAAGGAAAGGCGGAATGCCTCCTTCCAGGAATGAAAGCAAAGACATCTTGACAGTGAAGATCATTCACCATTATTTGAAGATCCAATTCTCGGCTCATTTTACTGTGGCTTAACACTTGAGGGTGAACCTCGCAATGCTGATCAAAGTGTTTCAGCATTGCAGTTGTGTTGTTGGATGAACGTGCAATACGCTGAGCACTTACTGGGGTCAGATTTTTACCCATTGCATCCATTTTATCTTTAACACTACGCACTTCACTCTCCAGCCGCCGGTCGCACTCCATGTTATTTGCTCCTCCCTTTGAATTTACAAATCGTCCCCATTTCAACTTCAAAGCCAGTTGTGGAGGCAAGACTGCCTTGACTAGTGCCAGGTACTTGAATGACTCAAAGGCATACTTAACTCTGTTGGATTGCCTGTTGACCCTCGCTTTGAAAATAAGCATGCCTATTTTCCAAAACTTTTCTTCACGATTGGCACCACCCTCCTTTA
The genomic region above belongs to Montipora capricornis isolate CH-2021 chromosome 8, ASM3666992v2, whole genome shotgun sequence and contains:
- the LOC138060054 gene encoding uncharacterized protein encodes the protein MEDYVHNHACSLMFFGMLIKYYEDAIKEGGANREEKFWKIGMLIFKARVNRQSNRVKYAFESFKYLALVKAVLPPQLALKLKWGRFVNSKGGANNMECDRRLESEVRSVKDKMDAMGKNLTPVSAQRIARSSNNTTAMLKHFDQHCEVHPQVLSHSKMSRELDLQIMVNDLHCQDVFAFIPGRRHSAFPSHNRSPVQDLSASALLNWMKTLVRKFARGNLAFLANED